From Juglans regia cultivar Chandler chromosome 6, Walnut 2.0, whole genome shotgun sequence, the proteins below share one genomic window:
- the LOC108985793 gene encoding pentatricopeptide repeat-containing protein At2g04860 isoform X2 translates to MRDRDVVTWNVLVCGYSRNGYDSDTLGCLIRTAHVRSMNLSYSVNLLKRPNLSLFHSVFKSLVESKNSGQALGLFRQLLQSNVKPNDLTFSLLLKACRSSTSSSALNSPNQKIQANQIQTHLVRLGFDQFVYVSTAFLDLCMKLGCIKNAQNSFDYMRDRDVVTWNVLICGYSRNGYDSDALELFVQMLREGFSPCQTTLVSLVPSCGQHELVFQGKSIHGFGIKAGLDLEAAELLFEEMVERNVVSWNTMIGAYGQNCYFDDAMLVFKQMLEESVEANSVTIMSLLSANAHPESIHCYAIKTGVVNDSSVITTLVCVYARYMNTEFAELLYESFPQKNLVSLTAIISSHAEKGKIDLVVGCFNQMQQLEMKMDAVAMVSILHGITHPAHLGIGLTFHGYGLKIGLSDNNLVANGLISMYSNFDDIEAVFSLFFEMREKTLISWNSVISGCVQAGRPSDAMELFCQMKRFDHSPDAITIASLLSGCCQLGYLQFGERLHTYVLRNNLEVEDFVGTALIDMYTKCGRIECAEWVFKSIKEPCLATWNAIISGYSLYGLEHKALGCYSEMQVQGLKPDKITFLGILAACTHGGLVDEGRRYFKIMREKLGMVPGLQHYACMVGLLARAGLFEEAMDCVKDMEIKPDSAVWGALLSAACIHQEVRLGECFAKKLLFLDCSNGGFFVLMSNLYAMKGRWDDVARMRDMIRDNGGDGCSGVSIIEMTSFEDMNRNLCLSKVNLNTKFLAA, encoded by the exons TACGCTTGGATGTTTAATCCGCACTGCACATGTGCGGAGTATGAACTTGTCCTACTCGGTTAATCTCCTTAAAAGACCAAacctttctctctttcattccGTATTTAAATCACTCGTTGAAAGCAAGAACTCTGGCCAGGCGTTGGGCCTTTTCCGCCAATTGCTGCAATCAAACGTAAAACCAAATGACCTCACTTTCTCTTTGCTCCTTAAAGCCTGTAGATCGTCGACGTCTTCTTCTGCTTTGAATTCACCCAATCAAAAGATACAAGCTAATCAGATTCAGACCCACTTGGTAAGATTGGGCTTTGACCAATTTGTATATGTGAGTACTGCATTTCTTGATTTATGCATGAAATTGGGATGTATAAAAAATGCACAGAATTCGTTTGATTATATGCGTGATCGAGATGTTGTGACTTGGAATGTATTGATTTGTGGGTATTCGCGAAATGGGTATGATTCTGATGCATTGGAACTCTTTGTTCAAATGCTTAGAGAGGGTTTTAGTCCTTGTCAGACGACTTTGGTTAGTTTGGTTCCATCTTGTGGTCAGCATGAGCTAGTGTTTCAAGGGAAATCTATTCATGGGTTTGGAATTAAGGCTGGCCTTG ATTTGGAAGCTGCAGAACTTTTGTTTGAGGAAATGGTTGAGAGAAACGTGGTTTCTTGGAATACCATGATTGGCGCCTATGGGCAGAATTGTTATTTTGATGACGCTATGCTTGTCTTCAAACAAATGCTGGAGGAGAGTGTGGAAGCCAATTCAGTAACCATTATGAGCCTTCTGTCAGCAAATGCTCATCCTGAATCTATACATTGTTATGCAATCAAAACTGGTGTTGTCAATGATTCTTCTGTGATTACTACACTTGTTTGTGTTTATGCAAGGTACATGAACACAGAATTTGCCGAGCTGCTTTATGAGTCATTTCCCCAGAAGAACTTGGTTTCCCTTACAGCAATTATTTCAAGCCATGCTGAGAAAGGAAAGATAGATTTGGTGGTGGGTTGCTTTAATCAAATGCAGCAATTAGAGATGAAGATGGATGCAGTTGCTATGGTCAGCATCCTCCATGGGATTACACATCCTGCTCACTTGGGCATTGGACTCACATTCCATGGTTATGGATTAAAGATTGGGTTGAGTGATAATAATTTGGTTGCAAATGGCCTGATAAGCATGTACTCCAACTTTGATGATATAGAagctgttttttctttgttttttgagatGCGTGAGAAAACATTGATCAGCTGGAATTCTGTGATATCTGGCTGTGTACAGGCTGGAAGGCCAAGTGACGCCATGGAGTTGTTCTGTCAAATGAAGAGGTTTGATCACAGTCCAGATGCCATTACCATTGCGAGTTTACTTTCAGGTTGTTGCCAACTTGGATACCTACAATTTGGGGAGAGACTTCATACTTACGTCCTAAGAAACAATCTAGAAGTCGAAGATTTTGTTGGAACTGCTCTTATAGACATGTACACCAAGTGCGGAAGAATAGAGTGTGCTGAATGGGTGTTTAAGAGCATCAAAGAGCCATGTTTGGCAACATGGAATGCGATAATCTCAGGCTACAGTTTATATGGGCTCGAACATAAAGCTCTTGGCTGTTATTCTGAAATGCAAGTTCAAGGACTAAAACCTGATAAAATTACCTTCTTGGGTATTTTAGCTGCTTGTACTCATGGGGGTCTTGTTGATGAAGGGAGAAGGTACTTCAAAATCATGAGAGAAAAGCTTGGCATGGTGCCGGGTTTGCAGCactatgcatgcatggttggtCTCCTTGCTCGTGCAGGCTTGTTTGAAGAAGCAATGGATTGTGTCAAGGATATGGAGATTAAGCCTGATTCTGCCGTGTGGGGAGCTTTGCTAAGCGCTGCTTGCATCCATCAAGAAGTCAGACTTGGGGAATGTTTTGCCAAGAAGTTACTTTTCTTGGATTGCAGCAATGGTGGGTTTTTTGTGTTAATGTCAAATCTTTATGCTATGAAAGGGAGGTGGGATGATGTAGCAAGGATGAGGGACATGATAAGAGACAATGGAGGGGATGGCTGTTCAGGAGTTAGCATCATTGAAATGACTTCATTTGAAGACATGAATAGAAACTTGTGCTTGAGTAAAGTGAATCTGAATACGAAATTTTTGGCTGcctga
- the LOC108985793 gene encoding pentatricopeptide repeat-containing protein At2g04860 isoform X1 codes for MRDRDVVTWNVLVCGYSRNGYDSDTLGCLIRTAHVRSMNLSYSVNLLKRPNLSLFHSVFKSLVESKNSGQALGLFRQLLQSNVKPNDLTFSLLLKACRSSTSSSALNSPNQKIQANQIQTHLVRLGFDQFVYVSTAFLDLCMKLGCIKNAQNSFDYMRDRDVVTWNVLICGYSRNGYDSDALELFVQMLREGFSPCQTTLVSLVPSCGQHELVFQGKSIHGFGIKAGLDLDSQVKNVLTYMYSKCADLEAAELLFEEMVERNVVSWNTMIGAYGQNCYFDDAMLVFKQMLEESVEANSVTIMSLLSANAHPESIHCYAIKTGVVNDSSVITTLVCVYARYMNTEFAELLYESFPQKNLVSLTAIISSHAEKGKIDLVVGCFNQMQQLEMKMDAVAMVSILHGITHPAHLGIGLTFHGYGLKIGLSDNNLVANGLISMYSNFDDIEAVFSLFFEMREKTLISWNSVISGCVQAGRPSDAMELFCQMKRFDHSPDAITIASLLSGCCQLGYLQFGERLHTYVLRNNLEVEDFVGTALIDMYTKCGRIECAEWVFKSIKEPCLATWNAIISGYSLYGLEHKALGCYSEMQVQGLKPDKITFLGILAACTHGGLVDEGRRYFKIMREKLGMVPGLQHYACMVGLLARAGLFEEAMDCVKDMEIKPDSAVWGALLSAACIHQEVRLGECFAKKLLFLDCSNGGFFVLMSNLYAMKGRWDDVARMRDMIRDNGGDGCSGVSIIEMTSFEDMNRNLCLSKVNLNTKFLAA; via the coding sequence TACGCTTGGATGTTTAATCCGCACTGCACATGTGCGGAGTATGAACTTGTCCTACTCGGTTAATCTCCTTAAAAGACCAAacctttctctctttcattccGTATTTAAATCACTCGTTGAAAGCAAGAACTCTGGCCAGGCGTTGGGCCTTTTCCGCCAATTGCTGCAATCAAACGTAAAACCAAATGACCTCACTTTCTCTTTGCTCCTTAAAGCCTGTAGATCGTCGACGTCTTCTTCTGCTTTGAATTCACCCAATCAAAAGATACAAGCTAATCAGATTCAGACCCACTTGGTAAGATTGGGCTTTGACCAATTTGTATATGTGAGTACTGCATTTCTTGATTTATGCATGAAATTGGGATGTATAAAAAATGCACAGAATTCGTTTGATTATATGCGTGATCGAGATGTTGTGACTTGGAATGTATTGATTTGTGGGTATTCGCGAAATGGGTATGATTCTGATGCATTGGAACTCTTTGTTCAAATGCTTAGAGAGGGTTTTAGTCCTTGTCAGACGACTTTGGTTAGTTTGGTTCCATCTTGTGGTCAGCATGAGCTAGTGTTTCAAGGGAAATCTATTCATGGGTTTGGAATTAAGGCTGGCCTTGATTTGGATTCTCAAGTCAAGAATGTGCTTACCTATATGTATTCTAAGTGTGCAGATTTGGAAGCTGCAGAACTTTTGTTTGAGGAAATGGTTGAGAGAAACGTGGTTTCTTGGAATACCATGATTGGCGCCTATGGGCAGAATTGTTATTTTGATGACGCTATGCTTGTCTTCAAACAAATGCTGGAGGAGAGTGTGGAAGCCAATTCAGTAACCATTATGAGCCTTCTGTCAGCAAATGCTCATCCTGAATCTATACATTGTTATGCAATCAAAACTGGTGTTGTCAATGATTCTTCTGTGATTACTACACTTGTTTGTGTTTATGCAAGGTACATGAACACAGAATTTGCCGAGCTGCTTTATGAGTCATTTCCCCAGAAGAACTTGGTTTCCCTTACAGCAATTATTTCAAGCCATGCTGAGAAAGGAAAGATAGATTTGGTGGTGGGTTGCTTTAATCAAATGCAGCAATTAGAGATGAAGATGGATGCAGTTGCTATGGTCAGCATCCTCCATGGGATTACACATCCTGCTCACTTGGGCATTGGACTCACATTCCATGGTTATGGATTAAAGATTGGGTTGAGTGATAATAATTTGGTTGCAAATGGCCTGATAAGCATGTACTCCAACTTTGATGATATAGAagctgttttttctttgttttttgagatGCGTGAGAAAACATTGATCAGCTGGAATTCTGTGATATCTGGCTGTGTACAGGCTGGAAGGCCAAGTGACGCCATGGAGTTGTTCTGTCAAATGAAGAGGTTTGATCACAGTCCAGATGCCATTACCATTGCGAGTTTACTTTCAGGTTGTTGCCAACTTGGATACCTACAATTTGGGGAGAGACTTCATACTTACGTCCTAAGAAACAATCTAGAAGTCGAAGATTTTGTTGGAACTGCTCTTATAGACATGTACACCAAGTGCGGAAGAATAGAGTGTGCTGAATGGGTGTTTAAGAGCATCAAAGAGCCATGTTTGGCAACATGGAATGCGATAATCTCAGGCTACAGTTTATATGGGCTCGAACATAAAGCTCTTGGCTGTTATTCTGAAATGCAAGTTCAAGGACTAAAACCTGATAAAATTACCTTCTTGGGTATTTTAGCTGCTTGTACTCATGGGGGTCTTGTTGATGAAGGGAGAAGGTACTTCAAAATCATGAGAGAAAAGCTTGGCATGGTGCCGGGTTTGCAGCactatgcatgcatggttggtCTCCTTGCTCGTGCAGGCTTGTTTGAAGAAGCAATGGATTGTGTCAAGGATATGGAGATTAAGCCTGATTCTGCCGTGTGGGGAGCTTTGCTAAGCGCTGCTTGCATCCATCAAGAAGTCAGACTTGGGGAATGTTTTGCCAAGAAGTTACTTTTCTTGGATTGCAGCAATGGTGGGTTTTTTGTGTTAATGTCAAATCTTTATGCTATGAAAGGGAGGTGGGATGATGTAGCAAGGATGAGGGACATGATAAGAGACAATGGAGGGGATGGCTGTTCAGGAGTTAGCATCATTGAAATGACTTCATTTGAAGACATGAATAGAAACTTGTGCTTGAGTAAAGTGAATCTGAATACGAAATTTTTGGCTGcctga